The following are from one region of the Gossypium hirsutum isolate 1008001.06 chromosome D03, Gossypium_hirsutum_v2.1, whole genome shotgun sequence genome:
- the LOC107927026 gene encoding uncharacterized protein — protein MGDLAKARVELEQLYLGIPDDSVNLTFQDLADMKQKASASDNNRSTSAMDPLQQDNTPTPKQLGSSLTKLPSLDFSRGLQGANHHHKHYVHDTDNFDSHVGMDHHRAWKDQTQRTSPRGHTEFRHGVSYDDESVISTASNYPERGQRRRPGIPHSNICTICSTYIYIFRHRCLVCGRVYCRQCVCIGMGEMAEGRKCVLCLGRRFSPRYIKRAGKMGCCWRYPSMVKQAELKWAEKGPRRSGERADGRSTVTLSMMSRSRSPQRTPTGTRTTMATTTSSTPSFVATSPAYSPYSHHHLPI, from the exons ATGGGAGATTTGGCCAAGGCCCGAGTGGAGCTTGAACAACTATATCTGGGGATCCCCGATGACTCTGTTAATCTCACTTTCCAGGACCTAGCTGACATGAAGCAAAAGGCAAGCGCATCTGATAACAACAGAAGCACCAGCGCGATGGATCCCCTTCAGCAAGACAATACTCCAACTCCAAAACAATTAGGATCATCTTTGACCAAACTTCCCAGCCTTGATTTCAGCAGAGGCCTGCAAGGGGCCAACCATCACCATAAACATTATGTTCATGACACTGACAACTTTGATTCCCACGTGGGAATGGATCACCATCGTGCCTGGAAGGATCAAACTCAACGAACTAGTCCCAGGGGTCATACGGAGTTTAGGCATGGGGTGTCCTACGATGACGAAAGCGTCATAAGCACGGCATCTAACTATCCGGAAAGAGGGCAAAGACGCCGCCCTGGGATTCCTCACTCCAACATATGCACCATCTGCAGTACTTACATATACATCTTCCGCCATCGATGCCTG GTTTGTGGAAGGGTGTACTGTAGGCAATGCGTATGTATTGGGATGGGAGAAATGGCAGAAGGCAGAAAGTGCGTTCTGTGTTTGGGAAGAAGATTCAGCCCAAG GTACATAAAAAGAGCAGGAAAGATGGGCTGCTGTTGGAGGTACCCGAGTATGGTGAAGCAAGCAGAGCTGAAGTGGGCAGAGAAAGGGCCTCGGAGAAGCGGGGAGAGAGCAGATGGGCGCAGTACCGTGACCCTGAGCATGATGTCAAGGTCAAGAAGCCCTCAAAGGACTCCAACCGGGACCAGGACCACGATGGCTACTACTACTAGCAGCACCCCATCTTTTGTCGCTACCTCACCTGCCTATTCCCCTTATTCTCATCACCACCTTCCCATCTAG